The following are encoded together in the Pan troglodytes isolate AG18354 chromosome 6, NHGRI_mPanTro3-v2.0_pri, whole genome shotgun sequence genome:
- the PRPS1L1 gene encoding ribose-phosphate pyrophosphokinase 3, which produces MPNIKIFSGNSHQDLSQKIADRLGLELGKVVTKKFSNQETCVEIDESVRGEDVYIVQSGCGEINDSLMELLIMINACKIASASRVTAVIPCFPYARQDKKDKSRAPISAKLVANMLSIAGADHIITMDLHASQIQGFFDIPVDNLYAEPTVLRWIRENISEWKNCIIVSPDAGGAKRVTSIADQLNVDFALIHKEQKKANEVDCMVLVGDVNDRVAILVDDMADTCGTICLAADKLLSAGATRVYAILTHGIFSGPAISRINTACFEAVVVTNTIPQDDNMKHCSKIRVIDISMILAEAIRRTHNGESVSYLFSHVPL; this is translated from the coding sequence ATGCCGAATATCAAAATCTTCAGCGGCAACTCCCACCAGGACTTATCCCAGAAAATCGCTGACCGCCTGGGCCTGGAGCTAGGCAAGGTGGTGACTAAGAAATTCAGCAACCAGGAGACCTGCGTGGAAATTGATGAGAGTGTGCGTGGAGAGGATGTCTACATCGTTCAGAGTGGTTGTGGCGAAATCAACGACAGTCTAATGGAGCTTTTGATCATGATTAATGCCTGCAAGATTGCTTCAGCTAGCCGAGTTACTGCAGTCATCCCATGCTTCCCTTATGCCCGACAGGATAAGAAGGATAAGAGCCGGGCCCCAATCTCTGCCAAGCTTGTTGCAAATATGCTCTCTATAGCAGGTGCGGATCATATCATCACCATGGACCTACATGCTTCTCAAATTCAGGGCTTTTTTGATATCCCAGTAGACAACTTGTATGCAGAGCCCACTGTCCTGAGGTGGATAAGGGAGAATATCTCTGAGTGGAAGAACTGCATTATTGTCTCGCCAGATGCTGGTGGAGCTAAAAGAGTGACCTCCATTGCAGACCAGTTGAATGTGGACTTTGCTTTGATTCATAAAGAACAGAAGAAGGCCAATGAAGTGGACTGCATGGTGCTAGTGGGAGATGTGAATGATCGTGTGGCTATCCTTGTAGATGACATGGCAGACACTTGTGGTACAATCTGCCTCGCAGCTGACAAACTTCTCTCAGCTGGAGCAACCAGAGTTTATGCTATTTTGACTCATGGAATCTTTTCTGGCCCAGCCATTTCTCGCATCAACACTGCATGCTTTGAAGCAGTGGTAGTCACCAATACCATACCTCAAGATGATAACATGAAGCATTGCTCCAAAATACGAGTAATTGACATCTCCATGATCCTTGCAGAAGCCATAAGGAGAACTCATAATGGGGAATCTGTTTCCTACCTGTTCAGCCATGTTCCTTTATAA